In Spirochaeta thermophila DSM 6578, the following proteins share a genomic window:
- a CDS encoding glycoside hydrolase family 28 protein, which translates to MHVDVTTLGADPTGLRESTDAFREALSRIEGAGGGRLHVPPGDYLVGPLRLCSHLEFEVARGARIRFVQDPDRYPVVFTRWEGVECHAYAPMIFVEGAEDIRISGGGVIDGQGDAWWRMYRDYREGRVTRFPFSSVEEIARRNAHLSTKASGGGGRESHFLRPPLLQVKDSRRVVIEGIILRNSAFWNTHILYSDEVWIRGVSFENPPDAPNTDGLNVDSSRNVRIEDCTFDVGDDCLGLKSGIDEDGRRVGRPTEHVVIRGCIMRRGHGGIVCGSEIAGGVRNVVVTGCIFQDTDRGIRIKSRRGRGGFVENVMVHQIVMERVLVPLVVNLYYRCGIDPGEEETISRLASLLPLPVDETTPAVRNISISQVFATGVKSSAGFLLGLPERPIEGLMLSDYRVVMDEEGQEGEPAMAFFPTATRRGGFRGRYLKNAEFRGVRIEGAEEPVFLVEDSSSIRCVD; encoded by the coding sequence ATGCACGTGGATGTCACTACCCTCGGCGCCGATCCCACCGGTCTGAGGGAGAGCACGGACGCCTTCCGGGAGGCTCTCTCCAGGATAGAAGGGGCGGGAGGGGGGCGCCTCCACGTCCCGCCGGGGGACTACCTGGTCGGTCCCCTCCGGCTCTGTTCACACCTCGAGTTCGAAGTGGCACGGGGGGCGAGGATCCGTTTCGTCCAGGACCCCGACCGCTATCCTGTGGTCTTCACGAGGTGGGAAGGGGTCGAGTGCCACGCCTATGCTCCCATGATCTTCGTGGAGGGTGCCGAGGACATACGGATCAGCGGGGGAGGGGTGATCGATGGCCAGGGAGATGCCTGGTGGAGGATGTATCGAGACTACCGGGAGGGGAGAGTCACCCGTTTTCCCTTCTCGTCGGTGGAGGAGATCGCGAGGAGGAACGCCCACCTGTCCACGAAGGCCTCCGGAGGAGGGGGGAGGGAATCCCACTTCCTCAGACCGCCCCTCCTCCAGGTGAAGGATTCCCGGCGGGTGGTGATAGAGGGGATCATCCTGCGGAACTCTGCCTTCTGGAATACCCACATCCTCTATTCCGACGAGGTGTGGATACGGGGCGTCTCTTTCGAGAACCCTCCCGACGCTCCCAACACGGACGGGCTCAATGTGGATTCCAGCAGGAACGTGCGCATCGAGGACTGTACGTTCGACGTGGGGGACGACTGTCTGGGCCTCAAGTCGGGCATCGACGAGGACGGGAGGCGGGTGGGCAGACCCACCGAGCACGTGGTGATCCGGGGATGCATCATGCGCCGCGGCCACGGTGGGATCGTGTGCGGCTCGGAGATCGCGGGGGGAGTGAGGAACGTGGTGGTCACGGGGTGTATCTTCCAGGACACCGATCGTGGGATCCGGATCAAGTCACGAAGGGGAAGGGGCGGGTTCGTGGAGAACGTGATGGTTCATCAGATCGTCATGGAACGCGTGCTGGTTCCCCTGGTCGTCAACCTCTACTACCGGTGCGGGATAGATCCCGGGGAGGAAGAGACCATCTCCCGGCTCGCGTCCCTCCTACCCCTCCCCGTGGACGAGACCACGCCCGCGGTACGGAACATCTCCATAAGTCAGGTGTTCGCCACCGGGGTGAAGTCCTCGGCCGGATTCCTCCTCGGGCTCCCGGAGCGGCCCATAGAGGGGCTGATGCTGAGCGATTATCGGGTGGTGATGGACGAGGAAGGCCAGGAGGGGGAACCGGCCATGGCGTTCTTCCCCACCGCCACGCGTCGGGGAGGCTTCCGAGGGAGGTATCTCAAGAATGCAGAGTTCAGGGGTGTACGGATCGAAGGGGCGGAGGAGCCGGTTTTCCTGGTGGAAGATTCTTCTTCGATACGCTGCGTCGACTGA